One genomic window of Cygnus atratus isolate AKBS03 ecotype Queensland, Australia chromosome 16, CAtr_DNAZoo_HiC_assembly, whole genome shotgun sequence includes the following:
- the TCFL5 gene encoding transcription factor-like 5 protein translates to MSGSGSAPEEPQTSTPPSTASVPEPAPAAGGPGGPSDVSFGEQNLSFATTDLSLVEMTEIEYTQLQHILYSHVEAQAAEGEVEARVSSAFLAGSSADPPLHQASVNASQDGCSSNSDGSQLVFPVICQSALPPDSNLPSSNPCVGHVDFQELRMMLLSESNPPANQADKTPKGSSVEVPGHGLVKVKHGDSSVGTNKENIPAENSALASESRSKSAVRVRLEDRFNSIQTENPRCQEPQESGVTLNNLVTLIRQPSELIGVPLHQHQNKCATLVKNTTVPTTASLQFTYPLFTMNTCSASGSANPSQAQTSGTSCTILEGAKHQDLGIPRTFSFCYHQEIESTKQTVGAMNKALPEEVWIKVGDTLCKQAISKRSCSRVSPLEANADRKPLSDIQNMCDSQSTAPAQGSWQSAQSNPSVQVQSGTQEGVAQRRERHNRMERDRRRRIRICCDELNLLVPFCTADTDKATTLQWTTAFLKYIQEKHGDSLKQEFETVFCGKTGRRLKIASSDSFITCPLQENTHGYGDQVA, encoded by the exons ATGTCAGGATCAGGATCGGCCCCAGAGGAGCCTCAGACCTCCACTCCTCCCAGCACGGCCAGTGTTCCCGAGCCCGCTCCGGCTGCTGGCGGACCTGGAGGCCCAAGTGACGTTTCCTTTGGTGAGCAAAACCTTAGCTTCGCCACCACAGACCTCAGCCTGGTGGAGATGACGGAAATAGAGTacacccagctccagcacatACTTTACTCACACGTGGAGGCACAAGCTGCTGAAGGTGAAGTAGAAGCTAGGGTCAGTTCTGCTTTCTTAGCTGGCAGCTCCGCAGATCCCCCTCTGCACCAGGCCTCAGTGAATGCCAGTCAGGACGGGTGTTCCTCAAACAGCGATGGGAGCCAGTTGGTTTTCCCGGTTATCTGCCAGTCAGCATTACCTCCCGACAGCAATTTGCCAAGTTCAAACCCGTGTGTGGGCCACGTTGACTTCCAGGAGCTCAGAATGATGTTACTTAGtgagtccaacccccctgcaaaCCAAGCAGATAAAACACCCAAGGGTAGCTCTGTAGAAGTCCCAGGACACGGTTTAGTAAAGGTTAAACATGGTGACAGTTCTGTTGGGAcgaataaagaaaacattcctgCCGAAAATTCGGCACTGGCATCAGAGTCTAGATCTAAATCTGCAGTCAGAGTTCGATTGGAAGACAGATTCAACAGCATCCAGACAGAAAACCCCAGATGTCAAGAACCCCAAGAATCTGGAGTAACTCTTAACAA tttagtAACATTGATTCGACAGCCATCAGAACTGATAGGTGTTCCTCTTCATCAGCATCAAAACAAGTGTGCTACATTGGTGAAAAATACGACCGTACCTACCACAGCTTCTTTACAGTTCACATATCCATTGTTTACTATGAACACGTGTTCTGCTTCTGGGAGTGCTAATCCTTCACAAGCACAG ACCTCTGGAACATCTTGCACTATCTTAGAAGGTGCCAAACATCAGGACCTTGGGATACCCAGAacgttttctttctgttatcaTCAGGAAATTGAATCCACGAAGCAGACAGTAGGTGCTATGAATAAAGCTTTGCCTGAGGAAGTTTGGATTAAAGTTGGAG aCACGTTATGCAAGCAAGCAATAAGCAAAAGAAGTTGCAGCCGAGTAAGCCCATTGGAAGCAAATGCAGATCGCAAACCTCTTAGTGACATTCAAAATATGTGTGATAGCCAGAGCACTGCGCCTGCCCAGGGTTCTTGGCAGTCAGCACAGTCCAATCCAAGTGTGCAGGTGCAGAGTGGTACACAGGAAGGAGTTGCTCAGCGAAGAGAAAGACATAACCGCatggagagagacagaag GCGCAGAATCCGGATTTGTTGTGATGAACTGAATCTGCTGGTTCCCTTCTGTACTGCTGATACCGATAAAGCAACAACATTACAATGGACTACGGCATTTCTGAAGTACATTCAGGAAAAGCACGGCGATTCGCTGAAACAG gaATTTGAGACTGTGTTCTGTGGTAAAACAGGCAGGAGACTAAAAATAGCAAGTTCAGACTCATTTATAACGTGTCCACTGCAGGAAAACACGCATGGCTATGGAGACCAAGTAGCTTGA